In the Piscinibacter sp. XHJ-5 genome, one interval contains:
- the purD gene encoding phosphoribosylamine--glycine ligase has translation MKLLVIGSGGREHALAWKLAQSPKVQSVFVAPGNGGTAVDPRLNNVPISDPRALADFVRKEKIVLTVVGPEAPLAGGVVDVFREQGLRIFGPTKAAAQLESSKAFAKAFMKRHKIPTADYETFTDAAKAHAYVDEHDAPIVIKADGLAAGKGVVVAMSLPQAHEAIDWMLTDNKLGVQHNEGGARVVIEQFLEGEEASFIVLCDGKHVVSLATSQDHKRLRDDDEGPNTGGMGAYSPAPVVTPNVHAKVMHEIIMPTIQGMAKDGAPFTGFLYAGLMIDSNGNPRTVEFNCRLGDPETQPIMMRLKSDLFDVLMHATDGTLDQVELKWDRRVALGVVMAAHGYPLDPRKGDVITGVPAEAADAVVFHAGTSLAGQDLVTAGGRVLCVTALGDSVRQAQQRAYEMLQGIRFDGAQYRRDIGHRAIKR, from the coding sequence ATGAAGCTGCTGGTGATCGGCTCGGGGGGGCGCGAGCACGCGCTCGCGTGGAAGCTGGCGCAGTCGCCCAAGGTTCAGAGCGTCTTCGTCGCGCCGGGCAATGGCGGCACCGCGGTCGATCCGCGGCTGAACAACGTGCCGATCAGCGACCCCCGCGCGCTGGCCGACTTCGTGCGCAAGGAAAAGATCGTGCTGACCGTGGTCGGCCCGGAAGCCCCGCTGGCAGGCGGCGTCGTCGACGTCTTCCGCGAGCAGGGCCTGCGCATCTTCGGCCCCACCAAGGCCGCGGCGCAGCTGGAGAGCTCGAAGGCCTTCGCCAAGGCCTTCATGAAGCGCCACAAGATCCCGACCGCCGACTACGAGACCTTCACCGACGCCGCCAAGGCGCATGCCTACGTCGACGAGCACGACGCGCCCATCGTCATCAAGGCCGACGGTCTGGCTGCGGGCAAGGGCGTCGTGGTCGCCATGTCGCTGCCGCAGGCCCACGAGGCCATCGACTGGATGCTGACCGACAACAAGCTCGGCGTGCAGCACAACGAAGGCGGCGCCCGTGTGGTCATCGAGCAGTTCCTCGAAGGCGAGGAGGCCAGCTTCATCGTGCTGTGCGACGGCAAGCACGTCGTCTCGCTGGCCACCAGCCAGGACCACAAGCGCCTGCGCGACGACGACGAGGGGCCGAACACCGGCGGCATGGGCGCGTATTCGCCCGCGCCGGTGGTCACGCCCAATGTGCATGCCAAGGTGATGCACGAGATCATCATGCCGACCATCCAGGGCATGGCCAAGGACGGCGCGCCCTTCACCGGCTTCCTCTATGCCGGCCTGATGATCGACTCGAACGGCAATCCGCGCACGGTCGAGTTCAACTGCCGCCTGGGCGATCCCGAGACGCAGCCGATCATGATGCGGCTCAAGAGCGACCTGTTCGACGTGCTGATGCACGCCACCGACGGCACGCTCGACCAGGTCGAGCTCAAGTGGGACCGCCGCGTCGCGCTGGGCGTGGTGATGGCGGCTCACGGCTATCCGCTCGACCCGCGCAAGGGCGACGTCATCACCGGCGTGCCGGCCGAGGCCGCCGACGCGGTGGTGTTCCACGCAGGCACCAGTCTGGCGGGCCAGGATCTCGTCACCGCCGGCGGCCGCGTGCTGTGCGTGACGGCGCTGGGCGATTCCGTGCGGCAGGCGCAGCAGCGCGCCTACGAGATGCTGCAGGGCATTCGCTTCGATGGTGCGCAGTACCGGCGCGACATCGGCCACCGCGCGATCAAGCGCTGA